One genomic window of Tatumella citrea includes the following:
- the speB gene encoding agmatinase: MYHTLGNEYDNSLVSNAFGFMRFPLNFQPYDSDAEWVITGVPFDAATSGRPGSRLGPGAIRQISTNLAWEGCRWPWDFDLRQSLKVIDCGDLVYAFGDSQDMSTKLQAHAEKLLANGKRMLTFGGDHYISLPLLRAHAKHFGKMALVHFDAHTDTYSNGPTFDHGTMFYHAPNEGLIDPNHSVQIGIRTEYDKQLGFNVLDAGRVNDLSVDSILAEIKQTVGDLPVYLTFDIDCLDPAHAPGTGTPVIGGLTSDKAAKLVRGLQGLNIVGMDLVEVAPGYDHADITSLAAASLALDMLHVQAANKA, translated from the coding sequence ATGTACCATACCCTGGGTAATGAATATGACAACTCTCTGGTGTCTAATGCCTTTGGTTTTATGCGGTTTCCGCTGAATTTTCAGCCTTATGACAGTGATGCTGAATGGGTGATCACCGGGGTACCTTTTGATGCAGCCACTTCCGGCCGTCCCGGCAGTCGCCTGGGGCCGGGAGCCATCCGTCAGATATCGACTAATCTGGCCTGGGAAGGGTGTCGCTGGCCGTGGGACTTTGATCTTCGCCAGAGCCTGAAGGTGATCGACTGTGGTGACCTGGTGTATGCCTTTGGCGATTCGCAGGATATGTCGACTAAACTGCAGGCCCACGCGGAAAAGCTGCTGGCTAACGGCAAGCGGATGCTGACGTTTGGTGGCGACCACTATATTTCTTTGCCACTATTACGGGCACATGCCAAACATTTTGGCAAAATGGCACTGGTGCATTTTGATGCCCACACCGATACTTATTCGAACGGCCCGACCTTCGACCACGGCACGATGTTTTACCACGCGCCTAATGAAGGGCTGATCGATCCGAATCATTCGGTGCAGATTGGTATCCGGACGGAATACGACAAACAACTGGGATTCAATGTGCTGGACGCAGGTCGTGTCAATGACCTGTCAGTAGACAGTATCCTGGCTGAGATTAAACAGACGGTGGGTGACCTGCCGGTTTATCTGACATTCGATATTGACTGTCTGGACCCGGCACATGCTCCAGGTACCGGGACACCGGTTATTGGTGGTCTGACATCAGATAAAGCCGCTAAACTGGTTCGTGGGTTACAGGGGCTGAACATTGTGGGTATGGATCTGGTGGAAGTTGCACCGGGTTATGATCACGCTGACATCACCTCTCTGGCTGCTGCGTCACTGGCGCTGGATATGTTGCACGTACAGGCAGCGAACAAAGCGTAA
- a CDS encoding YidB family protein: MGLLDELVGSLTGGQQNNLGQLQAVWSWVQEQGGIEVLIQKFQQGGLGEVLSSWLSNGFNQPVSSGDIQSAFSNDDLQSLADKLGTDVDGASGTLSQLLPQLVDKISPQGEVHPEATGNNSQLDLGSLVESIFKG, translated from the coding sequence ATGGGTTTACTGGATGAGCTGGTAGGATCACTGACAGGCGGTCAGCAAAATAATCTGGGCCAGTTACAGGCTGTCTGGAGCTGGGTCCAGGAACAGGGTGGAATTGAAGTGCTGATCCAGAAATTTCAGCAGGGTGGACTGGGCGAAGTCCTGTCTTCATGGCTGAGCAATGGCTTTAACCAGCCGGTCAGCAGTGGTGATATTCAGTCTGCCTTCAGCAACGATGATCTGCAGTCACTGGCCGATAAACTGGGTACCGATGTTGACGGCGCTTCCGGCACCTTATCTCAGTTGCTGCCACAGCTGGTTGATAAAATCTCTCCACAGGGTGAAGTTCATCCTGAAGCCACTGGCAACAACAGCCAGCTGGATCTGGGATCGCTGGTGGAAAGTATTTTCAAAGGCTAA